The following proteins come from a genomic window of Lolium rigidum isolate FL_2022 chromosome 5, APGP_CSIRO_Lrig_0.1, whole genome shotgun sequence:
- the LOC124654618 gene encoding 3-dehydroquinate synthase, chloroplastic-like, which translates to MAATASSLLAAAASVSTSRAAISPRAAASAPSSSRPPLRASPARALRSRRRGVAASAAPAMQPPAVSRVSTVVDVDLGDRSYPIYIGPGLLDEPELLQRHVIGKRVLVVTNTTVAPLYLEKVTWALTYQNPNVSVESVVLPDGEKYKDMDTLMKVFDKAIESRLDRRCTFVALGGGVIGDMCGYAAASFLRGVNFIQIPTTLMAQVDSSVGGKTGINHPLGKNLIGAFYQPQCVLIDTETLNTLPDRELASGVAEVVKYGLIRDAPFFEWQEKNMAAILAREPSALTYAIKRSCENKAEVVAQDEREGGLRATLNLGHTFGHAIETGLGYGEWLHGEAVAAGTVMAADMSYRLGWIDESIQKRTFDILDQAKLPVAPPKGMTVEKFRNIMAVDKKVADGLLRLILLKGPLGGCVFTGEYDRKALDETLHAFCDN; encoded by the exons atggcggccacggcctcctccctcctcgccgccgccgcctccgtctcCACCTCCCGCGCGGCCATCTCCCCCCGCGCGGCCGCCTCCGCCCCCTCCTCGTCCCGCCCTCCCCTCCGCGCCTCCCCCGCGAGGGccctccggagccgccgccgcggcgtcgccgccagcgccgcccccGCGATGCAGCCGCCGGCGGTGTCCAGGGTCTCCACCGTGGTCGACGTCGACCTCGGCGACCGGAGCTACCCGATCTACATCGGCCCCGGCCTCCTCGACGAGCCCGAGCTGCTGCAGAG GCATGTGATCGGGAAGAGGGTCCTGGTGGTGACCAACACCACCGTCGCGCCGCTCTACCTGGAGAAGGTCACCTGGGCGCTGACTTACCAAAACCCCAACGTGTCCGTCGAGAGCGTCGTCCTGCCCGACGGcgagaagtacaaggacatg GACACGCTGATGAAGGTGTTCGACAAGGCGATCGAGTCGCGGCTGGACCGTAGATGCACATTCGTCGCGCTAGGCGGCGGCGTCATCGGGGACATGTGCGGGTACGCGGCCGCCTCGTTCCTCCGCGGCGTCAATTTCATACAGATACCCACGACTCTGATGGCCCAG GTCGATTCGTCTGTTGGAGGCAAGACTGGGATTAACCATCCGCTGGGGAAGAACTTGATTGGGGCGTTCTACCAGCCGCAATGTGTGCTCATAGACACGGAGACGCTGAATACGTTGCCCGACAGGGAGCTGGCTTCAGGCGTTGCTGAGGTGGTGAAGTACGGGCTCATAAGAGACGCGCCCTTCTTTGAGTGGCAGGAGAAGAATATGGCGGCAATACTAGCGAG AGAACCAAGTGCTCTGACCTATGCTATAAAGAGATCGTGTGAAAACAAAGCTGAAGTTGTTGCTCAGGACGAGAGGGAAGGTGGCCTTCGAGCAACACTAAACCTGGGCCATACATTTGGTCAT GCTATAGAAACAGGTCTTGGCTATGGAGAATGGCTCCATGGGGAGGCTGTCGCTGCTGGAACA GTTATGGCAGCTGATATGTCTTACCGTTTGGGCTGGATAGACGAGTCCATACAAAAACGAACATTTGACATACTAGACCAAGCCAAGCTTCCTGTTGCACCGCCAAAAGGCATGACAGTGGAGAAGTTCAGAAACATCATGGCT GTTGACAAGAAAGTTGCGGATGGATTGCTGAGGCTCATCCTTCTGAAAGGACCTCTGGGAGGCTGTGTTTTCACCGGCGAATACGACAGGAAAGCCCTGGATGAAACCCTTCATGCATTCTGCGACAACTGA
- the LOC124651330 gene encoding uncharacterized protein LOC124651330, which translates to MASRWIRPEVYPLFATTGVAVGICAMQLVRNITTNPEVRVTKQNRAAGVLDNHDEGKRYSQHGVRRFWLSKRRDYMQALDNVPTDPKHE; encoded by the exons ATGGCTTCTCGATGGATCCGACCTGAG GTGTACCCGCTGTTCGCAACGACCGGCGTGGCGGTGGGCATCTGCGCGATGCAGCTGGTGCGCAACATCACCACCAACCCGGAGGTGAGGGTGACGAAGCAGAACAGGGCGGCCGGGGTGCTGGACAACCACGACGAAGGGAAGCGCTACTCGCAGCACGGCGTGCGCAGGTTCTGGCTCTCCAAGCGCCGCGACTACATGCAGGCGCTCGACAACGTGCCCACCGACCCGAAACACGAGTAG